TCCCCTGCACCGTGCTAACCGCCCTCGACACCCTCGGCGCACGCGCCGATCTTAACGGCTCGGCGGCCGTTGCGACGGCGCGCCTTAACGTGGCAGTGGTTATGGCTGATTCTGCGCCTGAGCGGCCTGTACGGGGGCTCAAAATAGTCGATGGTTCTACTGATGAAGGGTTTCAAGTTCTACTGGGTACTGCGTCTTACCATTATTTTCAAGACTAAAATCATTACCTCGGTCTCCCCAGGCGGTCTGGCCAGCGTCACATTGTATGGGAAGAAAACCGAATCCGAATATTTGGCTTAGGCCAAGGGAGTTATAGATATATTAGAAGTGAGAACTTCATAACAGGCTCCCaaagccacagaataaataatagtactaggtacagcagattcactctctaacaaaacgcgtctgttacgattaggacagatatgaccgctaggtggcgacagcgccacgcgcggcttatggctacccaccaaaattggtgtgggacgcatgtacttgtagctacctgttgcaaagcgacgaaatcgcggagtgagtcaCGCCTGCCAAAGCCTAACGTAGGTGACTTAGCAAAAAAAGTGATCATTTTCCATTATTTGGGATCCCACATACATTAAGGAACTAGTCGACGCTGGCCCTTAACGCAAAGGCAAATTCTTCATCAAAATTAGTACGAGTattttgtcacaaaaaaaaaaacaaacaccGCTTATAAACCACACGTCTGAACtagtaagttaaaaataattactctaTTTTCCAGATGAACTGGATCCATCCACTCTCAGCAGTGACGATACCGAAGCAGCGGTAAATCTTCCAGCATCTCTGGCGGATTCCTCCCGTCGCATCAGCTTCGTGGTATTCCGCTCAGATCGCGCGTTTGTACGGCAAGATAGCGAGCAATATGTCGTCAATAGCAAGATTATCAGTGTCAGCGTGGAGAATTTCACGCAGATGGCAGATGGAGAGGTAAGAGCTATAAACACTGGTGTAATTTTCAGTTGTTTCAGTCACATATTTTTTACTGGAAAAGTACAAATAAGATAATTGGCAGgctttatttttctatttcggTTGTAATATGCCCCACTTACTTATACCGGAAAGTTAAGGATACTTGAGCCTAATATCTGGATCTTAAATTTTGGgtacaaaaaaaacaaatgaacaTTGTAAGCAGTAAATCTGAGTATGACTCATACTGTAATCATAACATCTCACCAAAATTTGTTGAAGGTagtataaattacctatatttcATAAGATTCCCTAAGATTTCATAAGTACACTAACATTAACAGATAGTTAAATCTTATTtagtaattattaaaattataattttcagGTGATAGACATCCATTTGAAACCATCAATATACAAACCGGCCCGAAACATGTCCCGCACTTGTGCCTACTGGCACTTCGCTGAGAACGACACTGGCTACTGGTCACAAGAGGGCTGCACCTTCATCAAGTCCCCAACCGGCTTGCTGGATACCTGTCGCTGTACACATCTCACCCACTTTGCTGAAGTCCTCATCCCGAAAGAAGTTTTTTCAGAAGAAAATGAAACTATTTTAGAAATACTTTCCCTAATGGGTTGTTTCTTGTCACTCTTTGGACTGCTAATGATTGTTCTAACTGCTATGATGTTTCGATCGTGGAGAAGCGATTTTAATAATAAGATCTGGATACAATTAACTGTAGCCCTGTTGATAAACGTAatcagttttcttattattgtCTTCTCTAAATTTGAAGATTACAACTCGTTTTGTATGACAGTGGGAATTATTTTGCATTATGCTGTTTTAGCATCGTTTTGTTGGATGTTAGTAGCCGCTGTTATTTCTTATAGAAAATTAGTTTTGATATTCGCGACAGACCCTAGACGAAGATTGTTAAAAGCTTCAGCTTTCTCGTGGTTTTTCCCTTTAATTATAGTTGTTATGCTTGTAATTGTGGCGCCACGGTCTTATACAAAAAGATTTGAAGACCATACACCTACAGGAGCATTTTGTTACCCATCAGGCTTAGCTCTGTGGTTGACAGTCTACGCTCCAATCGCTATAGTAGTGATATCAAATTGGATCCTTTTTGCTTTGATACTTCGTTCTGTATTTGGAACAAAAAAGGTACAAAAACATGGCGATTCAAGCGAAATGCTTCGACGTGCATCTGTAAGTTGTTTACTAGTATTTCTATTCGGGTTACCTTGGGTTTTTGGCTTGTTTGCCTACAATATTGTTGCTGCATATCTTTTCACACTAACAACAAGTTATCAAGgatttgttttgtttatatttttcataataattaataccAAAACTAGAGGTATGTGGCTCAATAAATTACGTATAAAGAAGAAGACTAAGGCACAAGTTAGCTCTTCGTTGATAACAAGTAGAAATGCCAATATTAGTAATGAACCTGAACAGGCTCCATTTATAGAACCCAACTCATCGCGGACTAACGTTACTTCTTTAGTGAGCGATTCAAGTGATAGTAAAGCAGTAGGGTATAATGTGGCATCTGATTCAGCAGTTATTGAAGATTCGCATTATAATAGTAAGGATAGCATAGATTCATATATTACTGCCAAATCGCACGATAATTTTAGTGAAGATGAAATATTTAAGAGCGTTGAAGGCATATTTGATATAATAGAGAGAGATGATgaagaaaataatacaaaacaaaaatcaATATCTGGTACTACTTCGAGAAACTCCTTGCATTCTAACAAATCGTTACTAAAAGATGAAGAAGTACAAAGAAATGATGAAGACACCAGTAATAAAGATGGTTTAAGCGATATTTCTAGTCAAAAAATAGGATATGACGCGGATTTTATCAGTCCAGAGATAACTGTATACAACGTATCAACGCAAAACGCATCGTTGATAAGCTGATAATTTAATAAACCTATAGCTTAAAATAAACCACGTTAAAATGTAAGAAACTGTACCTATGTATGAATGTAGTGagtaaaataagtacatatgataagtacctactaagcTGATTTTTGTATTAAGCATGAATTtgtgaaattattattaaaatattttttacatgaaCTCTTATTgtatttcaataattttattattcgattATGAAGTAGAGGTATTTCGTTCTCAACAGATGGGAAAGTTATTGGGAGTTGCTGGAATATTTCACAAGAAATGAAGAAAGTTTCGATTttagtatagttgaattatcgagaagatggaattgcatttgtagtggttgtatgctgatagtacaagaaaatagaaaattcaaatatagaatgcctgtaaacaaacaatactactacatatgcaattccacgctctcgatgattcaactataatgtagatacatatgtatgtatacacGCAAAATACCACACacaaaaatatactaaaaaaatattaggtataGGAAGATTTTACACAGCTCGACCTAATCGTGACCTAATCCCAAACTAACAATAAGGCCTGAGTtttgggtactagacgacggtatataatttatagttataactacatatataaatactatatttatacATACAAATCAATCAAAACATCCCTAACTCATGTACAAATGTTTGTGTCAaacttaccaggattcgaacgcAGGACCTCCTGCTCCGGAAagagggtcactaccgactagttAGGCTACGAGACcgttaaagaagaagaagaaaagcgttagaaataataataaaataataataattcagcctatatacgtcccactgttgggcacaggcctcctctcatgcgcgagagggtttgggatatagtccccacgctaacCCAAAGCGGATTGAGGACTTCACATaaacctttgaatttcttcgcaaatgtatgcaggtttcctcacggtgttttccttcaccgacaagctagtgataaatatcaaatgatatttcgtatataagttccgaaaaacttattggtacgaTACGAGCCAGGAGGAAAAACGTTAGAACTTCTGAATTTCTTCTCTGTAAATTAagcaattttggaaactttccctCGGCATATCAGGACCTAGTATTTGTAATTACCAATGTTGACCCACTATTATCTAAAATCTAAAATGTGTGTAATCTATTTttcggtttattttatgttcCTTTCCTTtatgtttctttattttattttttgtctgttaccttccgtgattatttctcacttgatggtctcattggaagatcagcgctggaagtcgccagcaacatgctgagatgggaccatttcgtgacactttatttttcactgttttttctatgtatgtctattgtctgtgtgtttacgaataaaaacctattctattctattctattagttAGTTCATAATAAGCTAAATAGGTGTAGgtagttataatacttataattagGTACGTCGACCTATATTTGCTATCATACCTACCTGTGTAATATCACACTTACTTGGATAAATCAATAAACCTCATTAACTTCAAAGGTTATCTATTAAT
The Cydia splendana chromosome 8, ilCydSple1.2, whole genome shotgun sequence genome window above contains:
- the LOC134792609 gene encoding adhesion G-protein coupled receptor G2-like; its protein translation is MNEDYLNDSAIKLPETPTSPEEELSEMIEGLDKLLSNESAVVTMKDVSNAFDQMDDLLATNDTSLEFPCTVLTALDTLGARADLNGSAAVATARLNVAVVMADSAPERPVRGLKIVDGSTDEGFQVLLDELDPSTLSSDDTEAAVNLPASLADSSRRISFVVFRSDRAFVRQDSEQYVVNSKIISVSVENFTQMADGEVIDIHLKPSIYKPARNMSRTCAYWHFAENDTGYWSQEGCTFIKSPTGLLDTCRCTHLTHFAEVLIPKEVFSEENETILEILSLMGCFLSLFGLLMIVLTAMMFRSWRSDFNNKIWIQLTVALLINVISFLIIVFSKFEDYNSFCMTVGIILHYAVLASFCWMLVAAVISYRKLVLIFATDPRRRLLKASAFSWFFPLIIVVMLVIVAPRSYTKRFEDHTPTGAFCYPSGLALWLTVYAPIAIVVISNWILFALILRSVFGTKKVQKHGDSSEMLRRASVSCLLVFLFGLPWVFGLFAYNIVAAYLFTLTTSYQGFVLFIFFIIINTKTRGMWLNKLRIKKKTKAQVSSSLITSRNANISNEPEQAPFIEPNSSRTNVTSLVSDSSDSKAVGYNVASDSAVIEDSHYNSKDSIDSYITAKSHDNFSEDEIFKSVEGIFDIIERDDEENNTKQKSISGTTSRNSLHSNKSLLKDEEVQRNDEDTSNKDGLSDISSQKIGYDADFISPEITVYNVSTQNASLIS